Genomic window (Musa acuminata AAA Group cultivar baxijiao chromosome BXJ1-9, Cavendish_Baxijiao_AAA, whole genome shotgun sequence):
TTTAAGAAAGCCAGGGAGCTCTCTGTTCTCTGCGACgccgacctcctcctcctcctcttttcctcttcCGGCAAGCTGTATCAGTATCACTCCCCTTCGGTCGCCAGGTGAATGCATGCCTTCTTCCTATACCTAtagcacatacacacacacacacacacacacacagcattAAGCTTACCTGCAGCTTTTGCTCGACCGCAGTGCCAAGGAGCTCATAGAACGGTATGAGGTGGCCGCCCAAACACAGATTCGGGGAGACCGTCGCTTGGTATGCTCTCTCCGTTTAACTCTCGCCCTCGTGCTCGGCTTAAGTTCACCAACTTGTACGTAGGAACGGAACGCAGAGATGGAGATGGTGGAGAAACTGTGCGACACTTTAGAGAGAGAGCTCAGGTGACTTGAAATGTCTACCTCGGGAGATCAACGGCTGGTGCCGCAGCTCGCTTACGGTTCCCTTGTTTCCTTTCTTGCATTAGATTCATGAAGGTTGACGAGGGACAGCAGTACTCGCTGCCGGATCTGGGCCTTCTGGAGCACAACTTGGAGACGGCCATCGGCAAGGTCCGAGTGGAGATGGACCGGAAGATAGGGGCACAGATCCACAAACTCGAAACCATGGTTTGATTCGTCTTCCAAAGCCCTTCTCTTTTGGGGGTGTCTCTTTTGCATCTTGCAATGATTTCGTTCTTCCATTTCAAGGTAAGAGATCGCCAACAAGAAAGATACGGTCTGTGCG
Coding sequences:
- the LOC103997040 gene encoding MADS-box transcription factor 32-like isoform X2, coding for MGRGRTEIKRIENPIQRQSTFYKRRDGLFKKARELSVLCDADLLLLLFSSSGKLYQYHSPSVASAKELIERYEVAAQTQIRGDRRLERNAEMEMVEKLCDTLERELRFMKVDEGQQYSLPDLGLLEHNLETAIGKVRVEMDRKIGAQIHKLETMVRDRQQERYGLCDKIARVQTLRGMEADGSASSTPGLDLRLGLN
- the LOC103997040 gene encoding MADS-box transcription factor 32-like isoform X1, translated to MGRGRTEIKRIENPIQRQSTFYKRRDGLFKKARELSVLCDADLLLLLFSSSGKLYQYHSPSVASAKELIERYEVAAQTQIRGDRRLERNAEMEMVEKLCDTLERELRFMKVDEGQQYSLPDLGLLEHNLETAIGKVRVEMDRKIGAQIHKLETMVRDRQQERYGLCDKIARVQTLRGMEADGSASSTPGLDLRLGTYSSVDTWLGSSPWFSAHF